In Daucus carota subsp. sativus chromosome 4, DH1 v3.0, whole genome shotgun sequence, one DNA window encodes the following:
- the LOC108218634 gene encoding pentatricopeptide repeat-containing protein At1g20230, with the protein MQAAMSKQAHNLFDKFPKTILGYLNSPASSLFQTQQAHAHILKTALFFDTYTTTKLLSLYANHLRFNDAQLVLNSLPNPDISSFSTLIYASSKFSRFGEALNLFSKMVSTGLVPDARVVPCVVKACSGLLVVRIGQQVHGLAASFGLASDSFVVSSLVHFYVKCGQLGNARKLLDTMREPDVVSWSALLAGYARQGNVWETKVVFDMMVKAGIEFNSVSWNGVIAGFNQSGHHLEAVLALRDMHARGFELDGTSVSSGLSAVGDLENLLFGIQVHDYVIKQGLGSDRCIISALIDMYGKCSCTFEMSRVFDEMSNIDLGACNALITGFSRSGLVDEALSVFKKFKGLGMELNVVTWTSMIASCSQHGKDIEALELFREMQTVGVKPNAVTIPCLLPACGNIAALMHGKAIHGFSLRRGISSDVYVGSALIDMYANCGRIQAARRCFDGMPKPNLVCWNALMGGYAMHGKAKEVIDIFHLMQNAEQNPDFISFTSLLSACSHSGLTEEGEFYFGKMSKEYGIEARVEHYACIVTLLGRAGKLEEAYSIIKKMPFKPDACVWGALLSSCRVHHKTKLAEIAANELFELEPNNPGNYILLSNIYAAKSKWREVYKLRDKMKCMGLRKNPGCSWIEIKNRVYMLLAGDNSIPQMDQIVDKLDRLSGEMKKSGYAPITDFVLQDVEDQEKEHILCGHSEKLAVVFGLLNTLPGTPLQIIKNLRICGDCHAVIKFISSYEGREIFVRDTKRFHHFKDGVCSCGDYW; encoded by the coding sequence ATGCAAGCTGCCATGTCAAAACAAGCTCATAACCTGTTTGATAAATTTCCCAAAACAATTCTTGGCTACTTAAACTCACCAGCATCATCTCTATTTCAAACACAGCAAGCTCACGCTCACATTCTCAAAACTGCCCTGTTCTTCGATACTTATACCACCACCAAGCTCCTCTCCCTCTACGCCAATCATCTCCGCTTCAACGATGCTCAACTCGTTCTCAATTCCCTCCCAAACCCTGACATTTCTTCATTCTCCACTCTCATTTACGCTTCCTCGAAATTCAGTCGTTTTGGTGAAGCATTGAATTTGTTTTCGAAAATGGTTTCGACAGGCCTTGTGCCTGATGCTCGTGTTGTTCCGTGTGTTGTAAAGGCCTGTTCTGGGTTGTTGGTTGTTAGAATTGGGCAGCAAGTTCACGGGCTAGCTGCATCTTTTGGGCTTGCTTCGGATTCGTTTGTTGTGTCATCGTTGGTTCATTTTTATGTCAAGTGTGGTCAATTGGGTAATGCGCGGAAGCTGCTTGATACGATGCGTGAACCGGATGTTGTTTCGTGGAGTGCTTTGCTTGCGGGGTATGCTCGACAAGGGAATGTGTGGGAAACTAAGGTGGTTTTTGATATGATGGTAAAGGCGGGAATTGAATTTAATTCTGTTTCGTGGAATGGTGTGATTGCGGGGTTTAATCAGAGTGGGCATCATTTAGAGGCTGTTTTGGCGTTACGAGATATGCATGCAAGAGGGTTTGAGCTTGATGGTACTAGCGTTTCGAGTGGTTTGTCAGCTGTAGGGGACTTGGAGAATTTATTATTTGGTATTCAGGTTCATGATTATGTAATTAAACAGGGTCTTGGATCAGATAGATGTATTATCAGTGCATTGATAGATATGTATGGTAAGTGCTCGTGCACATTTGAGATGTCGAGAGTGTTTGATGAGATGAGTAATATAGATTTAGGTGCATGTAATGCTCTGATAACAGGATTTTCACGAAGTGGTCTGGTTGACGAAGCATTGagtgtatttaaaaaatttaaaggaCTTGGGATGGAGTTGAACGTTGTGACTTGGACTTCGATGATAGCCAGCTGTTCACAACATGGCAAAGATATTGAGGCTTTAGAGCTTTTCAGAGAGATGCAAACTGTTGGAGTGAAGCCAAATGCTGTAACTATTCCCTGTTTGCTTCCTGCTTGTGGGAATATTGCAGCATTAATGCATGGTAAAGCAATTCATGGCTTCTCACTCCGAAGAGGCATTTCTTCTGATGTTTACGTGGGTAGTGCCTTAATTGACATGTATGCCAATTGTGGAAGGATTCAAGCAGCAAGGCGATGTTTTGATGGGATGCCTAAGCCTAACTTGGTTTGTTGGAATGCTTTGATGGGTGGGTACGCTATGCATGGAAAGGCAAAGGAAGTCATAGATATCTTTCATCTGATGCAGAATGCTGAGCAGAATCCCGACTTCATTAGCTTTACTTCTTTATTATCTGCATGTAGCCACAGTGGCCTAACAGAAGAAGGGGAGTTTTATTTTGGAAAAATGTCGAAAGAGTACGGGATTGAAGCTAGAGTGGAGCATTATGCCTGCATAGTTACACTGCTTGGGCGTGCAGGAAAATTAGAAGAGGCCTAttctattatcaaaaaaatgccTTTTAAGCCTGATGCTTGTGTTTGGGGGGCTCTGCTAAGTTCTTGTAGGGTTCATCACAAAACAAAATTGGCAGAGATTGCTGCTAATGAACTATTTGAGCTAGAACCTAATAATCCTGGGAATTACATTCTTCTGTCTAATATATATGCTGCTAAAAGCAAATGGCGTGAAGTTTATAAGTTGAGGGACAAGATGAAGTGTATGGGATTAAGGAAAAACCCAGGATGCAGTTGGATTGAGATCAAGAACAGAGTATATATGCTTTTAGCAGGAGATAATTCAATTCCTCAGATGGACCAAATTGTCGATAAGCTGGATAGATTAAGTGGGGAAATGAAGAAATCAGGTTATGCACCAATTACAGACTTTGTGCTGCAAGATGTGGAAGACCAGGAAAAGGAGCATATTTTGTGTGGGCACAGCGAGAAGCTTGCTGTAGTATTTGGCCTCCTGAACACTCTCCCAGGGACTCCACTTCAAATTATAAAGAATCTTCGAATCTGTGGGGATTGCCATGCTGTTATAAAGTTTATATCCAGCTATGAGGGCAGAGAGATTTTTGTCAGAGATACAAAGCGCTTTCATCACTTTAAAGATGGAGTTTGCTCATGTGGTGACTATTGGTGA